In Fibrobacter sp. UWEL, the genomic stretch CCGTATAGCCCGCTTCTGTCTTGTGAGAGACGAATACGATTGCGCCTAGAACCACAAAATATAAGGTGATGAAGGCCGTATAAATCACTGCCAATGCACCAAGGTCTTCAATGGCGGTGAATATGGTGGAGGCAATTGCTGCCACAAAGCAAAAGAACAGAACGCCCCAGAATAGGACGTTTTCAAAAGAGCCGTGAAGATGTAATTTTCTTTCTGTAAAATCAATAATTCATGAAAAAAGGCCCGTTTAGGGCCCTATAAACAAAAAGTGGAGTTTCCACATCCTATTTTTGGTTTTGCGACAAATCAAAAAGGAATCAATTATGGAAAACTCCGAAAACAAATATAGTTTCGACCCGACAATTTTGAAAGCCCTAATCGAGCAGGGACCCGACTTTCTGATGGATCTTTTCAGACTCGCCATGAACGAGGCCATGAAATTGGAACGGGAGAACTTCCTAAATGCAGGGGCTTACGAACGCTC encodes the following:
- a CDS encoding transposase — encoded protein: MENSENKYSFDPTILKALIEQGPDFLMDLFRLAMNEAMKLERENFLNAGAYERSKNRLDYANGFKPKTLNMRSGQVTFAIPQTRNSGFY